The Isorropodon fossajaponicum endosymbiont JTNG4 genome segment CTAGCAGAATTAGAACGTATTTTCCAAAAAAATCAAGCAACACAATTTATGCAACAAGGACTTGGCTTAAAAGACCCAAATAGATTTGATTGCCGAGGCGCATTCACCTTTGGGCAAGATTGCGAGATTGACATTAACACACTCATTGAAGGTAAGGTATCATTAGGATGCAACACTACAATTGCACCGAATTGTATTATAAAAAACACTAAAATCGGCAATTATGTGTCAATCTTGTCAAATTGCGTTATTGAAGATTGCGTTATTGAAGAGGGTGCTACTATTGGTCCATTTGCACGCATTCGCCCACAAACTCACATCAAAACCCATGCCAAAATTGGTAATTTTGTTGAAATTAAAAAGTCCACCATTGGTGAAAACACCAAAGTTTCTCATTTAAGTTATGTGGGCGATGCCATTATCGGCAAGAGCGTCAACATTGGTGCTGGTGTCATCACTTGTAATTATGATGGTGTTAACAAACATCAAACCGTCATTGGCGATGGCGCATTCATTGGTTCTGATTCTCAACTAGTTGCACCCATCAAAATTGGTAAAAATGCCACAATTGGTGCAGGCTCTACCATCACCAAAATAGTACCTGACAATCAATTAAGTTTAAGTCGTACCAAGCAAACTAGCCTAAAAAATTGGCAACGCCCGACTAAAAAATAAATGCACTCACTACCTCGTAATGTCTGGTTGTTAACAATTAGTTTGTTGCTGTTTATGTCCCTAGGCGTTTTTGTTATTTTTCTAGGTGGTATTATTGGTCAATCTTTAGCGCCCTATGCCAGTTTATCAACCTTGCCAGTAGCAATGATTGTGCTAGGTACTGCTGCTAGCATCATTCCTGTTGTCTACATGATGTCTAAAATTGGCAGAAGACGTACTTTTTTGGGTATTTGTATCTATACAATTGCTGTCATTGCACTTGCCATCACTGCCTTACAAATAGAATCATTTTATTTGTTTTGTCTGTCCACTTTCCTGTTTGGTGCCACCACAGCAACCATGAATCAGTTTAGATTTGCTGCCATTGAAAGTGTTGATGAAAATCTCAGTGCAACAGCAACCTCGGCCGTGCTTATTGGCGGTTTGGTTTCTGCTTTTTTAGGACCAGAACTTGCAATTCTAGGAAAGGATTGGTTTGATACCACCTTTGTTGGCTCATTTTTACTACTCAGCATCTGTTTTGTACTTGCGTTCTTATTGCTGTGGTTTTATCAACCAAACCACGCACCTAAAGCCAAACAAAAGCAATCAGGCAGAAGTTTAAAAAATATCATCAAACAACCTGTATTTATCGTTGCCATGTCCAGTGCTGCAGTAGGTTACGTTATTATGAGTTATATCATGACTGCCACACCAGTGAGTATGCATGTTATTGATGGCTTTTCATTAACACAAACTAAATTTGTTATCCAATCTCACGTTATTGCCATGTTTCTGCCGTCTTTATTTGCGCCAATTATTGTCAAACTATTTGGGCTTAACAAAATGATGATAATTGGCATCATGCTATACCTGGTTTGTATTGTAATTGGCTATACTGGCCACAGTCTAAATAATTACTGGATGGCATTAATCCTCTTAGGACTTGGCTGGAACTTTTTATTTATCGGCGGCACCAGTTTATTACCACGCGCTTATCACGAGGATGAAAAATTTAAAGTACAATCCATCAATGACTTTCTAATTTTTGGTATGCAAGCCATGGCCTCATTATCAGTAGGTTGGTTTGTGTTTAATTTTGGCTGGGAAGTTGTACTATTATCAACCATTCCACTATTATTACTCCAACTATCGGTGCTATTGTGGTGGCTAAGAAAAAAACCAACACAGCCCCAAATAAAACTCTGATTTGAAATAATAGTACTCTTAAAGTAGCTCGTCTTTTATTAGACGTATGTATAAAAACCTCTACAACAAGACCTTTGCCCAATATATAACCATATTTAATATGGTTATTATTTATTCAAGCTTGACAACAACATGAAAGAATGATGCATTCCAATAACACTAACATCAATATTATGACTAGAATTTTTCATTGGTTCCTAGTTGTTTTATTTATTACTCTTTTTATGACAGGTAATAACAATAATGGAGGTGATGCAATACATATTATCTCAGGCTATTCTATTTATTAACCAGCTTTGTACTAACAAGAATTATTTGGGGCTTTATGGGTGATAAAAATGCCTTATGGGGTAATTACTTGCATAGCCCAAAATCAATACTCAATTACTTACTTAAACTGTCTAGTTCAACACCAATAGAGTTCAAAATACACAATCCTGCTGGCAGCATAATGATTTTAATAATGATGACTATGCTTGTCGCTATAGTTATAAGCGGCTTATTAATACAAGGTCTATTTGAATTTAATAGTATATTTTTGTCGTTTGTTACTTATTTTAATGACCCACAAGCCTTTATTGCAAAAGAAATACACCTTGTTTTGTCATACACCATGTTGATTGCAATTAGTTTTCACATTGTTGGCGTTCTTTACTCAAGTTATATTTATAAAGCAAACCTTCCAATGATGATGATTACTGGAGAAACTACAGTTTTTAACAAAAAAGCCAATAATGAAACTATATAAATACATGATTATGCTGCCTTTATACGCCTTTAATGTCCACTCTGAAACAATAGATTTCAACCAATTGTATCGCTCATGGGGCGTTGATATTACAATGATAGATACAACTCAAGGAGAGCAACTTTGGAAACAAGAATTAATTTCCAATAAAAGCTGTACAAGTTGCCATACTAACAATCTTAAAAAAAAATGGCGCGCATGTAAGAACTAAAAAAATTAATTAAACCCATGTCACCAAAAATCAACCAAAAAAAGATTAACTAACATCAAAAAAATAAACAAGTGGTTAAAGAGAAACTGCAAATTTACCTATAAAGGAGTGTGCACAGCAGTAGAAAAAGTTAATTTTATAGAATTTATTAGAAAAAACTAAGGAGAAAATTATGTTTAAAAAATACTTAGCAATTACGTCATTATTCGCCATATCTTTTTATTCACTTTATAGCCAAGCAGATAATATTTTTAGTAACTTTTTTGGCAAAGAGCTAGATGTTGTTGCTCCAGTTAAGAATTCATTGTATTTAGAAGAATGTGGCGCTTGTCACTTTCCTTATCACCCTGGGTTATTGCCAGCCAGATCTTGGCAGAAAATGATGGGTAACTCATCATTACAAGACCACTTTGGTGAAGATATCGTATTTGATGAACAGCAGGTAAGAAAACAACTACCTAACTATATGATTACTAACGCAGCTGAATGCACCATTTAAGCGTTCACGTAAAATCATGAAGTCCCTATCATATGATGATGTACCATTGAGCATATTAAAAACACCTTACATGCGTAGAAAGCATAGCGATATACCCAAAAAATTGATTGCCCAGCCAAAAAGTAGGGACGCTCTCAAGCTGTGAAGCATGCCATAAACAAGCCTCAAAAGGTAATTATGATGACGATCAGATCCGCATACCTAATGCTAATTTTTATTGGCAATTACAACATGATGATTAGAACAGACTTTTCACTGCAAAATAGGCTGATAGTTCGTGTCGACCTTTTAAATTAGATTTTTGATAAATAGTCGAGGCTTGTTGTTGGCGTATTGTTTTTTCCTTAGTGCCTCTTATTTGGCTAATTTCTTCGAGGCTTAAGCCTTTTAACAACAACAACAATGCCACCTCTTGTTCAGATTTACTTAAAGACCACTCTTTAAATTGAATTTCTAGAACTTTAAATAACTCATTCTTAAAAATTTTAATTTGTTTGGAATAGGTTTTTTTATCCTTGTTTGCTTGTTGCAAATCCTGTTGCAAATCCTGCGTGTAACGGCTATTAATCACAATTTCATGCCAAAACAATATAGATTGCAATAATACACAAAAAAGCAATAATACCTTCGTGTAGCAAGTGCATAAGGCTATCACCCTCTATAATATCCTTAACAAATGGTATAGTATTTGAAAAAAAGATATAAATTAATGCTATCAAAACAATCTGCTTAGAGGGTACATTCTGAGTTTTTTGAGTCCTATTCATTAAAACTCAATGCCTTCAATTTGTGCAATGGTATGGATATCTTTATCACCACGACCTGAAAGGTTAATAATGATATGTTTATCTTTGCCTAATTCTTTTGCAAGCTTAATGCCATAAGCCACAGCGTGAGAAGATTCTAGTGCCGGCAAAATGCCTTCAATTTTGGTGAGCGTATGGAATGCCTCTAATGCCTCTTCATCAGTAATTGCCACGTATTGCACACGACCACTGTCTTTTAAATAGGCATGTTCTGGGCCAACACCAGGATAATCCAGACCTGCTGAAATTGAATGCCCCTCAATAATTTGCCCGTTTTCATCTTCCATTAAATAAGTGCGATTACCGTGTAAAACACCCACACTGCCTGCACAAAGTGGGGCAGCATGTGCAGTTGGACCTTTTTCTAAGCCATATCCTGCCGCCTCAACACCATAAATTTCAACTGAGGCGTCATCAATAAATGCATGGAACAAACCAATTGCATTTGAACCGCCACCCACACAAGCCACTAAAGCATCAGGCAAGCCACCCACTTGCGTGTTAAATTGTGCTTTTGCTTCTTTGCCAATAATGCTTTGAAAATCTCGCACCATCATTGGGTAAGGGTGCGGGCCTGCGACTGTACCAATAATATAAAAGGTATCATCAATATTTGTCACCCAATCGCGCATCGCTTCATTAAGTGAGTCTTTGAGTGTTTTTGAGCCTGAAGTAACTGGAATAACCGTGGCACCTAACAATTTCATGCGAAACACATTGAGTGCTTGGCGAGCCACATCCACCTCGCCCATATAAACTACACATTCTAGCCTCAAACGTGCTGCAACCGTTGCCGTTGCCACGCCATGCTGACCAGCACCTGTTTCAGCAATGATGCGTGTTTTACCCATGCGCTTAGCAAGTAGCGCTTGACCAATGGTGTTGTTAATTTTATGTGCACCCGTATGATTTAAATCTTCACGTTTAAGATAAATCTGGGCACCACCTAGCTTCTTACTTAAATTTTGTGCATGGTAAAGTGGCGTTTCACGACCTACATAATGCTTTAAATCCTGCTCAAACTCATGAATAAAATCCTTATCATCTTTATATTTAGCATAAGCATCTTTGAGTTCAGTAACGGCTGTCATGAGTGTTTCTGCAATGAAAACACCACCATATTGCTCAAAATGACCTTTATCGTCTGGTAAATTGTAATTACTCATATTTTGGGAATGGTTTTTTTAATAATTGTAAATAGGACTTAAAAGCGAAAAGACGATTACGCTTGTTGCCCGTTAACTCATTTAAAACATCAACTCTAACCAAATCATCAACGATATTTTTAGCAGTTGTTGCAGACACTGATAACTCTATCTTAACATCTTCCACCCTGACAAATGGGGTTTCAAATAATTTTTCAAACATTTTTATATTATTGACCGACCTAGGAGCCAGTTTTTTCTTGAATTTTTTCACTCAGGCTTTCCTTAGGCTCTAAAGTTTCTATTAAAACGCCAACACTATGTTTGGTCGTTATTTCCACACCCTTAAGGAAAAATAATAACCAGCCCAACAAGTCATCCTTCATTCTAACTTGCATCAGCCTTTGATAGTATTCATCCTTATTAGCTTCAAAAAATGCTGACATATAAAGCAAGGGCTTTGATAAGAGTTTTTTATCAACTAAATATAGTGGTATTAGCATTCTACCAATTCTACCATTACCATCACAAAAAGGATGAATGGTCTCAAATTGATAATGAATAATAGCAATTTTTATTATTTTTGGAATGGCGATTTTATTATTTAGAAATTTTTCTAAATCTGACATCAGTTCATATACATCGTCTTGATGCGGTGGAATAAAATCAGCATTCTGAATACTACTTCCACCAATCCAATTTTGTGAAGTACGAAACTCTCCTGATAGTTTTTGCTTGCCCCTTCCTGATGATAGTAGTGTTGCATGTGCCTGTTGAATTAAACGCATGCAAATTGGTAGTTTATTTAGATTATTAATGGCACTTCGCACTGCGTTTATATAAAGAGTGACTTCGAGCCAATCATCTCTTTGCTCTATTTTAATGCCCTCCTCTTTTTTAAATGAATCCTCAATTTCAGTTTGTGTGCCTTCTATTTTGCTAGATAAAGTTGCCTCATTACTTATAAAACTCATGATAAACAAATCAATATTCGGCACCAATCTTGTCATAGCATTCAATTCACCTAACAAATGGATAGATTTTTCTAACTGTACTTGTAAATTATTATTGCCAACTTCAAATGTGTGATTGATGCCGTTTGGCAAAAAGCATTGATACTCATGATGTTTTCCATTATTTTTAGATTGAAAGACGCCCGCCTTAAATTTTGATATCTTCATGCTTAATATTTAGTACAAAAAGTGTAATAAATAAATCTATATTTTACTTTTTAAGGAAAAGTGAAATAAATCTATTATCTCATATTAGCTAAAAATTGTTTAATCTTGTTAATATCTTTAATACCTTTTGCACTTTCAACACCACTTGACACATCAACTGCATAAGGGTGCACTTGGTTAATAGCATCAGCCACCGTATTAGGGTTAAGCCCGCCCGCTAAAATAATAGGCAAATTAATATCAACCTTAGCCAAGTGCCAATCAAAATTCTCACCTGTACCGCCATAAATATCTTTGTTAAACGCATCCAATAACAAACCACTAGCCTGATGATACTCATCTGCCATTTTGGTGATATTAGTCTGCACATTCACACGCAACGCCTTAATAAACGGCATGGCATATTGGACGCACTCATGCGCTGTCTCATCGCCATGAAATTGCAAAGTATCCAGTGGCACTTCACACAATACCTCGTCAATAAAGTGAGCGTCCGCATTTACAAACAAGCCCACACGATTCACAAAGGGTGGCAATGCACTGACAATATCAATCGCAGTCTCTATATCAACACAACGCGGGGATTTGCCATAAAACACCAAGCCAATTGCATCAATACCAAGCATGGCAGCTTGATTAGCATTATCTGCATTGGTGAATCCACAAACCTTAATTTTCATTACTTACCTTCAGCGTCTAATTTTGCTTTAATCTTATCTCTATCAACCCACCAATCATCAGCCACTAACTGATCAACAGCGCCTGAAAGTTTTTTCAAAAACACTTCTGGCTTGTCTAGTTGTAAGGTTTTACGCCATAAATCAAACGTTGACTGATCAGTCACATGCGAATGCTCATCCGCAACAGATGCCATCATTTGTGAGGCGAAAAAAGTTAAATCATCATCCACACCACAGCGCATAGAAGTAATATAATGCGCCGTTGCAGCAGCAATGGCACGAGTATCTGCCTCTTTTGGCAACTCCTCAACCAAATGTTGTAGCATTGCAACAGTCAATTCTGGGTCAATTGGAAAAGTCACGCCTAACCACAACGCATGACCTAATGCCTTCAAAGCATCTGGCCCTTCGGATAAAAACATCACATCACAGGCCTCAACTGCCAATTCCCAAAGCTCATTATCTCTCGCGATATCAAAAGCACTAAAGGCCTTTTCCCAAGCATCTGAACCCTTATAACGCTCAACTTGAATCCTGCCAATCTCTAATAAATTCTTAATTTGTTCCTCAGCAGGCGTATCCTCAGTTTGCGCTTGGATTTGTTTTTCAAAATAATCTAGCCTGGACTGAAGCTGCTCTTCATTGGCATATAAATCCTCACCACCCTCAGCATCAAAAATCTGCTCTTTATTTAAGTATTTTCCCATCAGCTATCTCCTAATAAAAGGCCGCTTCTAAGCGGTCCTCCCAATTATCAGGCACATCCACATAATCAGGCTTCACATCCATCCTAAAAAACCGCTCATCAGATCCCTTAGACACCTGTTTCAAAACCACAACCAACGCCTCAAAATTCTCCACTTGAGGATTGGCAATAATCACTTCACTTAACAATAACATAATCTTTTAGTTGTAAAAATCTAGCATTTTACCGCACATTCGCATCAACATCTTTATGCTCAATCTTGGTCAAAATACGTAAAGACTTTAATTGTATGGTGTTTTTTAATTCAGCATGTCATGGACTCTAATTGATCAGTATATGTATCGCTAAAGAATGTCCAATTTTCTTTAAAATTATTTTCTTCTAATGCATAAGTTAAATTTCTCAACAAGCCTTTACCAAATGCAACACCGCCTAAACACACTACACTATTTTCTTGGCAAAATTTCTCGATAAAAACTTCCACACGCCTTGCTTGTGGGGTGAACTGCTGTTGCGTCTGTGGTTTCTTTATCTTTCGTTCTACTAGCACCATTCAAACAAACAATTTGATAATCATACATAACACACTCCTTTTAATTATTTTTCAAAACCATCATACTTTCTTAAATACAAACAAATGCTCATGTTTAATTAACAAAAAATTATAATCTTTACTTTTATTAACCCAAAAGCTAGTTGCCTTGCAATTATGCTGATGTTTGATAATATCTTCTTTTAATTCAAACCCCGCATTAAAAAATCTTTGCATGACCTTAAACGCCAAAGGCTGGCACATTTTATTACGCCTAGTATCCCAACTAAAATAGCACAGTATTTACCACGCTTCAACACCCGATAAAATTCTTTTGCAGCTTTTTCCATCTCATCACAAAACACATCAAAATTATGAATATATGGACAAATCCCTACTATCGTTAATTCTTATTTTTATAGTTGGATTAAATTCACTCTCAAAATCAAGCGCAGTTTCTGTAATTTGGATTGCGTTTGGATTTATATCTAACGCCAATAAATTCCTATTTAATAGTTTGCACTCTATAGCAGTTGTGCCACCACCAATCATAGGGTCAAGTAAATAATCACCTTGTTTTGAATACCTTAAAATTAAATTTCTAACAACTTCTGGCGCCCAATTCCCCCTATATGTGCTTTTATGGGTTGCCCAATTCCCACGCCGAGGAAAACTCCATACTGTGGCACATTCTTGTTCAAAACCCTCAGGATTAAGTTTTTTTATTTTTGGCATCGTTCAAGTAGTCTCTATGTTTCAAAGTAGCAGATACTTCTAACTCTAAATAATCCAAAATCTTTTTTAAAGTCTTGTTATTTAGATTATAGCTTTTGATTGCTTGATAAAAATGCGCCCTTTCAAGTCCTAACGCCTTATAAACTTCACTAGGTTTCACGTCTCTTTTTATCAATTCAATCTTAATATCTTTCTCAAACATGATTATAACCTAATTTTTATTATTGTAAATAAAATAATATACAAAAGATATAAAATTAAATACAACATATTTAAATTGATAACATGGTCATTGTGATTAAAAGTTTCTTCCAAAGGGTTGAGCGCTGTCAACCACCCCCTACCATCAGTAATCCAATTAAAATTTAAACCTTGTGATTTAACAAAATCATTCAATGCTTGATATTCACCCGCAGTTGCTTTTAATTTAGATCCGCCGCCATAATAATTGACTTCAATTAGATATAATTTTCTATTCTGTTCATTATATAAGGCAAAATCAAATCGACGATTATTTTTATCAATTCTAATTTCATAATCAAACATTGCTTTAATGCTTGCTTGTGTTGCTTGTTCTATGTAGCTAAAATTGTTATTTTCACTACAAAAATCTTGCAAATATTGAGATACAATACCCTCCATTAATTTGCCCGTTCTACCCTTCCTTGCATTGGTATCAAAACCAACCTCTACACCAAAACAATAATCTACTAAATTTTTAACGTGTTTATTTATAAAAATTTCTTTTAAACCGCTTTCATTAAAAAAGATCAACAACTCTTTTTTAATTTTTTCATCAATAGCGTTATAGAAAATATACGACTTATTCTCAGAGATTAATTCATCCACATCTGAAACAATCGGTGTATCTTGAAGCTTATTTTTTCTAGTAGCGATTAAAAGCGGTAATGCCTTCCTGATATTTGGATATTGTTTTATCAATGATATAAACTCACTTTCTATATCGTCTTTCCCAATCAAACTATTTAAAATATTAAGTTCCACATCGACTTTTGCAACATTTAATTTGACCTTGCTAAAGTCTGTGAAATAACTCCATGTAAATATTGAGTCTTGGAATGTAGTTTTTAAATCATTAAAATCGTACATTTTCATCTATCTTATTTTTAAACATCGCCCTTCCAGAAAAACTCCAATAAGTTATGTCTTGCTCTATAAATAGCCATTTTATAGTCTTTAATAATGTTTCATATTCAACGCTGCCAATGTAGCAATTTTTTAATAGTGCAAATTTCCCATCTTTTAAAATTTTGCTAGGACCTTCACAATTGTAAATTTTCTCTACAGCCTCACCCATTAAAACAGAGTATTCTTGATTTTGCTGATTAATGGCTTGTAATTCTAAATACACACTGTCATGTCGTCTTGGGGTTATTGTTTCTCTTTTAGGGTTCTTTTCTGTTGGTGCTTTGAAACTGTACATTTTTTTTGATGTAGTTTTTTAAACATATCAAACAACTGTTTTTGTTTTTCGTCTAAAAAAGCATTTTTATCGTAAGCAGTAAAACTGACAGTTTCAGTCAGTGGATAGTAAGGCGGATCAAGGTAAACAAAATCATTTGAATTTGCGTTGTCTATTGTCTTATCAAACGATTGGTTAGTAATAACGGCATTTTGCAATGCCTCACGGGCATTTAAAATTACTTCTTTATCGGCAATATTTGGATTTTTATAACTGCCTATTGGCTATTGGCGCGTATTAAAATAACCTTTTGAGTTGACACGGTAAAGTCCGTTAAAATAAGTCTTATTAAGGTAAATAAATCGTGCAGCTCTCACTAATTCTGTCAGTGTTTTAAAAATATCCCGCCTATCTAGTTCTCTAGTTTGATAATAAAACTCTTTATTATGGCTGTTCTTATAATATTCTAATTCAGTTATTAGCTTTTTAGGGCTACTTTTAACCACACTATAGGCATTAATAAGTTCTGAATTTATATCAGAAAGATATGCCTTTTTACCTTTTAGCATCCCCCTTGAATAAAGTTTAAAAAATACCGCACCACCACCTAAAAATGGCTCATGATAGTTATTAAAATCAGTGGGAAATTTGTCAAATAATTGTGTTATTAACCCTCTTTTCCCGCCTGCCCATTTTAAAAATGGCTTGGCTTGAGATTGAAGGGTGTTTTTAGAGATTGGCATAATTCATAATTAAAAACTAAAAGACACAAAGTGTTTTTAATTTTAATTAAATACTCTACCTTTTGGTAACTTTTTTCTTAACTGTCTTCTTTTTGACTTTAGGCTTGAGTTTTCCAGTAACCGCTTTTTTACATTCTTCAAGAGTTAGGTCTGCCGGGGCTTTATCGCCGAAGACTTTTTTGATGGTGATGTTTTTTTGACCTTTGCTTTTTTTCTTGCCGTTCCAAATGTAGGGGCCAAAACGGCCGTTGAGGACTTGGATGTCGGAGTCATCGAAGGCTTTGATGATGCGTTCGGCGTCGAATTTTTCTTTAGCTTTAATGAGTTCTAGTGCTTTTTCTAAGCTGACTTCTTCTGGGGTATCTTCCTTGAGTGCGACGTATTTCTTGCCATATTGGATATAGGGACCAAAGCGACCATAGTTGGCTTTAATGGTGCCAAAATCATCAGTCTCGCCGACGGTGCGAGGCATGTTAAATAATTCTAAAGCCTCATCAAGAGTAATGCTTTCAATGTCTAATGAGCCTCTGAGTGAGGCAAAGGCTGGCTTGTCTTTGTCGTCTTTATGGCCGATTTGGGCAAAAGCACCGTATCTGCCGAAACGCACGCTAACAGGTTTGCCACTTTTTGGGTCTGTGCCGAGTTCGCGCATGCCGTGGGTTTCTTCTCTGGAAATGTCAGCAGCGTCTTCAATTTTTTGATGAAAAGGGGTGTAAAAATTCTTAACTACGCCTTGCCACGGGACATTTTGTGTGGCAATGGTGTCAAAATCACTTTCAAGTTTGGCAGTGAATTTATAATCAATGATGTTGTCAAAATATTTGACTAGAAAATCGGTGAGTAAATAGGCAACATTGGTTGGGAACAATTTGTTTTTTTCAGCGCCTGTTACTTCGCTTGGCTGTGATTGAATGACCTGGTTGTCTTTGATTTCAATCAGTTGATACGCACGTTCAACACCTTCTCTGGTCTCTTTTGTGACGTAATTTCTGTCTTGCACTGTCGATACCATAGTGGCGAATGTTGAAGGCCTACCGATACCCATTTCCTCAATTTTTTTCACTAGCGAAGCTTCAGTGTAGCGAGGTTTAGCTCTTGAAAAGCTCTCTCTGGCTTTAAAACTAGCCAAACTCAATATATCGCCTTTGTTTAAATCGGGCAATAATTTATCCTCTGACGATAGATAATCATAAACTCTTAAAAACCCTGGAAATGTCAATATTTCGCCATTAGCTAGGAATTTTTCCTCAAGCCCTGAAATGTTGATTTTTATTTGGGTTTTTTGTAATTGAGCGTCGCTCATTTGGCAAGCCAATGTGCGTTTGTAAATAAGGCTATATAATTTAGCAGCCTGATCTTCAATACCAAAAATACTAGGCTTGGTTAAATCAGTTGGGCGAATTGCCTCATGCGCTTCTTGTGCACCTGTATCTTTGGTTTTATATCGTCTTATGTGGTGATAGTCACTGCCAAATTCTTTTGCAATGACTTGACCGGCTGCCTCAATGGCTATTTCTGACAGCGTGAATGAATCAGTTCGCATGTAAGTAATAGAGCCTTCACGGTACAAATTTTGTGCCAAAGTCATGGTTTGCTTAACCGAAAAGCCTAATTTTTGAGAGGCTTCTTGTTGCAAGGTTGAGGTAATAAAGGGGGGCTTTGATGAGCGTTTAGA includes the following:
- the topA gene encoding type I DNA topoisomerase; the protein is MAKNLVIVESPAKAKTIGKFLGKDFSVKSSIGHIRDMPKKNMGIDIENNFIPTYEITTDKKKVVADLRKAVKVAEKVYLATDEDREGEAIAWHLLEALNLPKDTPRIVFHEITKSAITNAIVKPRTVDYQLVDAQQARRIIDRLVGFEISPVLWRKISGARSAGRVQSPVMRLVVEREREISQHITNSTYKVKAELVSEGGEMSEVKLSKEFESKEQALAFANALLSANLTVASTEKKPSKRSSKPPFITSTLQQEASQKLGFSVKQTMTLAQNLYREGSITYMRTDSFTLSEIAIEAAGQVIAKEFGSDYHHIRRYKTKDTGAQEAHEAIRPTDLTKPSIFGIEDQAAKLYSLIYKRTLACQMSDAQLQKTQIKINISGLEEKFLANGEILTFPGFLRVYDYLSSEDKLLPDLNKGDILSLASFKARESFSRAKPRYTEASLVKKIEEMGIGRPSTFATMVSTVQDRNYVTKETREGVERAYQLIEIKDNQVIQSQPSEVTGAEKNKLFPTNVAYLLTDFLVKYFDNIIDYKFTAKLESDFDTIATQNVPWQGVVKNFYTPFHQKIEDAADISREETHGMRELGTDPKSGKPVSVRFGRYGAFAQIGHKDDKDKPAFASLRGSLDIESITLDEALELFNMPRTVGETDDFGTIKANYGRFGPYIQYGKKYVALKEDTPEEVSLEKALELIKAKEKFDAERIIKAFDDSDIQVLNGRFGPYIWNGKKKSKGQKNITIKKVFGDKAPADLTLEECKKAVTGKLKPKVKKKTVKKKVTKR